A single window of Kitasatospora sp. HUAS MG31 DNA harbors:
- the trmD gene encoding tRNA (guanosine(37)-N1)-methyltransferase TrmD translates to MRIDVVTIFPEYLEPLNVSLVGKARARGQLDVHLHDLRSWTTDVHRTVDDTPYGGGPGMVMKPEPWGAALDAVVAAGPEGEVPTLVVPTPSGRPFTQELAQELAGRPWLAFAPARYEGIDRRVIEEAATRMPVVEASIGDYVLAGGEVAVLVMVEAIARLLPGVLGNAESHRDDSFAPGAMADLLEGPVYTKPAEWRGREVPEVLLSGHHGKIAQWRREQAFARTLAHRPDLVARWQRDAFTKKEREALSVLGLAWDAELGRFRTTAEAVEE, encoded by the coding sequence ATGCGGATCGACGTCGTCACGATCTTCCCCGAGTACCTGGAGCCGCTGAACGTCTCGCTGGTCGGCAAGGCTCGCGCGCGCGGCCAGCTCGACGTGCACCTGCACGACCTCCGCTCCTGGACCACCGATGTGCACCGCACCGTGGACGACACCCCGTACGGCGGTGGCCCGGGCATGGTGATGAAGCCGGAGCCCTGGGGCGCGGCGCTGGACGCCGTGGTCGCCGCCGGGCCCGAGGGCGAGGTGCCGACGCTGGTCGTGCCGACGCCCAGCGGGCGCCCGTTCACCCAGGAGCTGGCCCAGGAACTGGCCGGCCGCCCCTGGCTGGCCTTCGCGCCCGCGCGGTACGAGGGCATCGACCGCCGGGTGATCGAGGAGGCCGCGACCCGGATGCCGGTGGTCGAGGCGTCCATCGGCGATTACGTGCTGGCCGGCGGTGAGGTCGCGGTCCTGGTGATGGTCGAGGCCATCGCCCGGCTGCTGCCAGGTGTGCTCGGGAACGCCGAGTCTCACCGCGACGACTCCTTCGCCCCTGGTGCCATGGCCGACCTGCTGGAGGGCCCGGTGTACACCAAGCCCGCCGAGTGGCGCGGTCGCGAGGTGCCCGAGGTGCTGCTCAGCGGTCACCACGGCAAGATCGCGCAGTGGCGGCGGGAGCAGGCCTTCGCCCGGACCCTCGCCCACCGCCCCGACCTGGTCGCCCGCTGGCAGCGTGACGCGTTCACCAAGAAGGAGCGCGAGGCGCTGAGCGTCCTCGGCCTGGCCTGGGACGCGGAACTGGGCCGATTTCGGACCACGGCCGAGGCTGTGGAAGAATAG
- the rplS gene encoding 50S ribosomal protein L19 gives MSNKLAAVDAASLRTDIPAFRPGDTLKVHVRVIEGNRSRVQVFQGVVIRRHGAGIGETFTVRKVSFNVGVERTFPVHTPVVEKIEVVTRGAVRRAKLYYLRDLRGKAAKIKEKRDN, from the coding sequence ATGAGCAACAAGCTCGCTGCTGTCGACGCGGCCTCGCTGCGTACCGACATCCCGGCCTTCCGTCCCGGTGACACCCTGAAGGTCCACGTCCGCGTCATCGAGGGCAACCGCTCTCGTGTCCAGGTCTTCCAGGGCGTCGTCATCCGCCGCCACGGCGCCGGTATCGGCGAGACCTTCACCGTTCGCAAGGTCAGCTTCAACGTCGGCGTCGAGCGCACCTTCCCGGTGCACACCCCGGTCGTCGAGAAGATCGAGGTCGTGACCCGCGGTGCGGTCCGCCGCGCCAAGCTGTACTACCTCCGTGACCTGCGCGGCAAGGCTGCGAAGATCAAGGAGAAGCGCGACAACTGA
- the lepB gene encoding signal peptidase I: MSTYEPVADRDGNPVSTDPEAPSRSAVVSTSGRERGAGGGMVDAVHVDGSDDDDKDGSDGTGPTGGGDGGRPAAAVGGGSVDGDLDGIDDGDGDSRRPVDGDADGTTPGRTSGSAAPGWWRGRGLSRDLPLLVGVCLLALLVVNAFVARPFAVPSGSMENTLKPGDRLVADRLAYAFGDTVQRGDVVVFDGTGSFLPYAAEPSGPRHWLSEVGLAPAGDTVFVKRVIGVGGDRVTCCDSSGRITVNGMPLDETAYLFPGDAPSAVRFDVVVRKGELWVMGDHRSQSRDSREHLGEPGGGTVPEDKVIGRADWVVFPVGRWGSLERPAAFASIEGTGGHGNAR; the protein is encoded by the coding sequence ATGAGCACGTACGAACCAGTCGCGGACCGCGACGGCAATCCCGTATCCACGGATCCGGAAGCGCCGTCGCGGTCCGCGGTCGTTTCCACATCCGGGCGGGAGCGCGGGGCGGGGGGCGGCATGGTCGACGCGGTTCACGTGGACGGCTCGGACGATGATGATAAGGACGGCTCGGACGGTACGGGGCCGACCGGTGGCGGCGACGGGGGGAGACCGGCCGCTGCCGTAGGTGGCGGATCGGTCGACGGTGATCTCGACGGCATCGACGACGGCGATGGCGACAGCCGTAGGCCGGTCGACGGTGACGCTGACGGTACGACGCCCGGGCGGACGAGCGGGTCGGCGGCGCCCGGGTGGTGGCGGGGGCGAGGGCTGTCGCGGGACCTCCCGTTGCTGGTCGGCGTGTGTCTGCTGGCGCTGCTGGTGGTGAACGCCTTCGTGGCGCGCCCCTTCGCCGTGCCCTCGGGCTCGATGGAGAACACCTTGAAGCCCGGCGACCGGCTGGTGGCCGACCGGCTGGCGTACGCCTTCGGGGACACGGTTCAGCGGGGCGATGTCGTGGTCTTCGACGGGACGGGCTCCTTCCTTCCGTACGCGGCCGAGCCCTCCGGGCCGCGGCACTGGCTGTCCGAGGTCGGCCTGGCGCCGGCCGGGGACACGGTCTTCGTGAAGCGGGTGATCGGTGTGGGCGGTGACCGGGTCACCTGCTGCGACTCCTCCGGGCGGATCACCGTGAACGGGATGCCCCTGGACGAGACGGCGTACCTTTTCCCCGGGGACGCGCCGTCGGCCGTCCGCTTCGACGTGGTGGTGCGCAAGGGGGAACTGTGGGTGATGGGCGACCACCGCAGCCAGTCCCGCGATTCGCGGGAGCATCTCGGTGAGCCGGGCGGTGGGACCGTGCCGGAGGACAAGGTGATCGGACGTGCCGACTGGGTGGTCTTCCCGGTCGGCCGGTGGGGCTCGTTGGAGCGGCCCGCGGCCTTCGCCTCGATCGAGGGGACTGGTGGCCATGGGAACGCGCGGTAA
- the lepB gene encoding signal peptidase I, with translation MGTRGKGRTVEPPSRYDGAVDESAGPIRGRADRRRTAKRAARRRRRSLLREIPMIAVVAVVIAVVLKTFLVQVFVIPSGSMEQTIQIGDRVLVDKFTPWFGAEPKRGQVVVFKDPGGWLETDHKPSTDGPVMKQAKSLLSHAGLLPSDDERDLIKRVIGVPGDTVQCCDDNGKLTLNGSPVDEPYVAPGNAPSRQPFTIRVPAGRLWVMGDHRDLSADSRFHMADPGEGTIPISNVVGHAFVIAWPLPRAGQLEVPGSLSSLSAGPAASGLGIDPRSGAARPDPAEPPLVMGVLGVLPVLVRWRRGRPDEDGPQADRPAHRVGARAR, from the coding sequence ATGGGAACGCGCGGTAAGGGCCGGACGGTCGAGCCACCGAGCCGATACGACGGAGCGGTGGACGAGTCGGCGGGTCCGATCCGGGGGCGTGCCGACCGCCGGCGGACGGCCAAGCGGGCCGCCCGCCGTAGGCGCCGCTCGCTGCTGCGCGAGATACCCATGATCGCCGTGGTGGCCGTGGTGATCGCGGTGGTGCTGAAGACCTTCCTGGTCCAGGTCTTCGTCATTCCCTCAGGATCGATGGAGCAGACGATCCAGATCGGCGACCGGGTGCTGGTGGACAAGTTCACCCCCTGGTTCGGTGCCGAGCCGAAGCGCGGCCAGGTGGTCGTGTTCAAGGACCCGGGTGGTTGGCTGGAGACGGACCACAAACCCTCCACCGACGGGCCCGTCATGAAGCAGGCGAAATCGCTGCTCTCACACGCCGGTCTGCTGCCCTCCGACGACGAGCGGGACCTGATCAAGCGCGTGATCGGAGTGCCCGGCGACACCGTCCAGTGCTGCGACGACAACGGGAAGCTGACCCTCAACGGGAGCCCGGTGGACGAGCCCTATGTGGCGCCCGGCAACGCCCCGTCGCGGCAGCCGTTCACGATCCGGGTACCGGCCGGGCGGCTGTGGGTGATGGGCGACCACCGCGACCTCTCCGCGGACTCCCGGTTCCACATGGCGGATCCGGGTGAGGGAACCATCCCGATCTCGAACGTGGTGGGACACGCGTTCGTCATCGCCTGGCCGCTGCCGCGGGCCGGTCAACTCGAGGTGCCGGGTTCACTCTCCTCGTTGTCGGCGGGCCCGGCGGCCTCGGGACTGGGAATTGATCCGCGATCGGGGGCCGCCAGGCCGGATCCTGCGGAACCTCCGCTCGTTATGGGTGTGTTGGGCGTCCTGCCCGTCCTTGTACGGTGGCGGCGGGGTCGGCCCGACGAGGACGGACCGCAGGCGGATCGGCCAGCCCACCGTGTGGGAGCCCGGGCACGCTGA